caccaaaaactgaTTGGAACCACtgaagtcttgtggattacttttatgctgcctttatgtgttttttggagcttcaaagctctggtcaccattcccttgcattgtaaggacctaaaaatcttaatttgtgttctgcagaagaaagaaagtcatacacatctgggatggcatgagggagcgtaaatgatgagagaattgtcatttttgggtgaactatccctttaagaaatagTGGTttatgatttcatgttgacttgtcAGTGCCTGACACAGGTCATTAGACTGAAATATTAAGTGTCCTTTGGAAGTTTTCCTAGTTTCTTTATTTCAGTGCTTTTGTCCCACACCTGCTTATAGCCAATCAGGTGTGTGAGAGgccttttatgtttattttgatcacattttaagtaaaaaactAGTTTATCTTCTTTTCTCAGGTGCGGTTTATTACTAAGATCTGGCATCCTAATATAAGTTCAGTCACCGGGGCAAtatgtttggacattttaaaaGACCAATGGTGAGTGTTTATTGTCATAAGTCATTATCTAATACATCTGACACGTCACTGTTTCTTTCCCaacacatatttattttaaactcCTGTTTCCTGTTCCCCTATCAAACTGTTGTTCTTCTGTTTCATCTTTCCTTATTGTGTTCAGGGCTGCTGCTATGACTCTGCGTACAGTTCTTCTCTCACTACAGGCTCTGTTAGCTGCAGCAGAGCCAGATGACCCTCAAGATGCTGTGGTTGCCAATCAGGTACATGCATGTGAAATGTGTGTCTGACTGCCTGAATGAGAATGTGCCTCATTCAGTCCCTTTAAATGGATCATTGTTGTTGTCTTTCAGTATAAGCAGAATCCAgaaatgttcaaacaaacagcCCGTCTCTGGTCTCACGTTTACGCTGGTGCTCCTGTGTCCAGTCCAGAGTACACACGCAAAATAGAAAAACTTTGTGCAATGGGCTTTGACAAAGTAAGTACTACAACTAGATAGCGGCAAATAATGTATGCACAATACATTCTGAAATGCACAggtgaaaaaaatatcaaatataaacCGTACCGAGATCTCAGTCATCCATAAGACAGTCCATCAGTATTTTTAGGCAAACTGTTTCCACCAGGGGTGTAGATTCAAGTGGGGGTGGGGATGGGGGGTAGGGTAGCCCCTTCCCTCGCCCCCCATAATCAAATCAGGTAAGTAcaacccccccaatatttataccatgattaataaaacaataaacgcTTCACACTTATCcattccgtttatgagaatatttgtCCAAAAACCACGTCGTTCACAGCGATCTCGCGTTCATTcctatggggagttctgcaggGCTTGTCAGAGTGAGTGACTGTAACCAAGGGGGGGGGCGGAGCTTAGAGAAGGGTCAATtggccacaccccctctttccaaaaccccacacTCCAAAGATAAAAGaagagctttattgagaccaacaTAAAACAGAATCAGTTGTTTAAAACAACGGCagcaaaacagcgccctcaaGAGGCAACTCTTATGAACGACACggcataaaaatggcagtaagcctcaataattcgctgcaactacaatactgtAAGATTGCAcagaatgattgacaggtcgaaagaTTCTTTGTCCGTGGCTCacggacacatttttatttgctagAGCCGTCACAGAGACATTGTTTCGGCAATTATTTCAtcaatatctttcagggagtacgAACcgtttttgcatacctttccatgaaaaaaaatcccttacagcacctttaaacagtacaaaaatagacaaaataacagGCCACATTTTGTCGGAAATGTACGTTAATTGATACCCTGTCGTTTATAGAATAGTTGTATGAAAGCAATGTCATACGAACAAGTACTGGTTACTTGTGGCCTTGTGCATACACGGCAAATCACTAAACAAGTTCTATAAACGAGAAGGAAACATCGAGCAACCTGCAATTTTAGATATAATACGGCCCGTTATTTTGTCTTGCTCCTCAAGCCACTTGCATAATCAGTTTGAGTTATTCAGTAGATTTATTGTCGCTTGGATActtcatttaaatgctttttttctctctcaaacaGAATGCAGTAATAGTAGCCTTGTCCTCAAAATCATGGGACGTGGAGACGGCGACAGAGGTGCTACTTAGCAACTAACCATCCAGCTCTCTTCACCAGGCCATATTTGCCCCAAACCCGCCCTCGTCATGccccactcacacatacacacatcagtCATCTTGGTTTGTGTTTACAAAGAATCTTTTAGGAGCATGAGATCTGAAATGCTTCCTGGGCAGCAGTCAAGACCGTGAGACAATTAGAGCATGGCCACGGAGTCGTCTTTTGTCTCTCTTAGCAAATGTTTGTGTCCCTTGTCTCCCCCACCACCTTTTTAACATTTTGACTTGCCACAATCacacccccccctccccctcaggCTGTAACTCGTCTTTTAAAGAAACCAAACAAGACGAAGCCTGTGCATCACTGTCATTTCACACTAAAACAAGAGAACGTTCACTTGCGTCCGTGAAACTATGTTAGTCATTGAAGAGGCAAACGGTAGCATGTACATTTTTGTTCTATCAGTACatcataaatgtaacattttgggaTGTGTATTTGAATGGGATACATtgcgtataaaaaaaaaaaagattcatagTGCTCCTTTTGATTGATGCCCTCAAATGTGTGCTTTTCTTTGCTCATTTGATTCTTTTGGCTTTATTTTGCACTAAACAGCCTGTATAGCAGTTGACATGGCCAGATGACATGGTGTTATGGTGCGTGCAGAGAAATGTTCAGACTTATtggtcattgttttttttaacgaAAGGAAGATTGACCCCTTTTCGGAAATAGGGAGGATGCATGATTAGTGGTCACAAACCCTGCCTTTATTTCTTTTCGGGGCAGCTGTAGGGGTTGTGACATCTTGATCATTGACAGACCTACCTTGAGTTGCttcttcagttttgtctttgcaTTTCTGAAGAATGCATGCTATTGAAAGTGTAATAACACGTATGACAAACTTTGTACACGTAGagacaagtgaatggtgagctgctaataatacatacatatttaaaatgtaaccatCATTGAAAGTTTGGTTAAAAAAACAAGTCTTAAAAGATGCTTCAAAGCAAAATGGGCCAAGAGTGAGTACTGCCACATGATGCTTTTTGCACCAATTTTTACCTAGTGTTCCCCCCGTTTTGCAGCTTGCCCTCCCTCCGTGTTATAGCATCcgatttgtttttcaaaacacACCCACTTTCACAGACAGTTGCTTTCATACACCTCTTTTCTCATCTACATACAGCCAAGTTTTCTTTTGGGAAAAGTACTGTTCATCTCTAGAATGCACCATTGATGGCTGGATTTATATTttgtatgaaaaacaaaaatgagacaaaaaacaaaaagactttTCTTCCTGAAGTGATCACCTTGTTCAATATTGCACGAAGAAGTGAATTAAAGGACAAACATTTCTGTCAAAGGAAATATGCtcctttacaaaaacaaaaagagccGTACAAGCATGGTTATTTATTGTgaaactgtcattttttttttgcattaaaaaggTGAAAAATTTTAAATTGTGTCGTGTAATCTGTGAATGCATTCTCTGCTACGTTTTGATTTCCACCTGGTCATCAGAATCGTGCctcttaaaggggcagttcacccaaaaattacaattctcttatttactcaccctcatgccatcacaggtgtgtatgactttcttcaccagaacacaaaatgtttagaagaatatttcagctctgtaggtccatacaatgcaagtaaatggtgaccggACCGTTGTGGCAACAAAAATCCCATTAAGGAAACCAGAGTAattcacaagactccagtggtttaatccatgtattcagaagaaatataataggtgtgggtgaaaactAGATCAATATACAAGTCATttgtactctaaatctccactttaactttcactttcatatgtaaaagtgaaagtggagatggagtacaaaaaggacttatatattgatctgtttctcacccacacctatcatatgaaaaggcatggattaaaccactggagttttatggataacttttatgctgcctttgtgatttctggagctacaaatgtctggtcaccattcacttacattgtcaggacctacagagctcagatattcttttaaaaatcttaattttagttctgcagatgaaaaagtcacacacatctgagactgcatgagggtgagtaaattatgagaattctcatttttgggtgaaatgtccctttaagTTTCTCGCTGTAAAAATGCTCATTTCTTTAAAGCACGAGTGATATGGACAAcgtttatggtgcttttggagCTTGATCATTACAATCACAATGCTCGTTTTTAACAGTTGAAAAAATAGTATCGGTTTTGAATGATGAGTGCGAGTAAATGAGGgcagaaatgtttattttctgtttgttgcATATTAACATTGCTCCAGCAACAGTCGAACCTTATTATATTTTTggatgtttcaaaagtatatacgcatagttaaaatgtttaatgcatttatGTAACAGAAAATAACAGATTATTCTTTTCCAATGAACTTTTCATTTTTCAGCAGATCAGTGAAAACTAGTtttcaatgcattttaattaaagtTGTGACTGTTGAAAGAAAATGCAGTCGATCTTTTAAAAGCAATTTTTTCGATCAGATAATGAGGGGTACGGGGCCCTTAACGAAAACCCTTATCCCCAGTGTAAACAGCAGTTTTACTAATCATACAGTCACCTTCAGCGGCCGTCCATGCATTGTAAATTTAGAGCTAACTGAATGCAGGCGTCTGGTCTCTAGGAATCCTTGCCATCGACAGTATTTGAATTAACAGAGGACAGGGAGAAGAGACGTTAAAAAATCATTCCAAGTGTTTAATAAGCAACCATAGAGCAGATTAAACAGTTTTTcattcaaatgtttgtttttaaaaatggctCCAGATAGAGAGAGGCAAAGAGCAACAAGGAACAATTtcaacagaaaataaatgaatgaagagAAACATACAAGTTTGAACATCTGAATCTAAAGATTTCATTCCTCTGAGGTGACAGTTCAGGTTTGTGAAGAGCATCTGATGGGTGGGTGAATGAGTCTCTTGGGTCGGCTCGTTCGATCCTTTACTGTCTGACCATCCTCATCTTCATTCTACGCTTTACCTAAAACAAAGAGAAACATATAAATATCTACAATCCCCATTATAGCAATGCATGAGCAAGGCCTCGGTGGACAATTtaagaaaaaaagttatattgCGATATTCTTTGCATTTTTGATCAATAACGATACGCATCACAATATACACATTAAGGAAAGTAATTCAAAAacgttgtttttttttcctccctagttgggaattcccaattcccaatgcgctttggcgtagtgactcgtctcaatccgggtgtcggaggacgaatctcagctgcatcagtgtctgagaccgtcaatccacgcatcttatcacgtggcttgttgagcacgttatcgcagag
This genomic window from Xyrauchen texanus isolate HMW12.3.18 chromosome 11, RBS_HiC_50CHRs, whole genome shotgun sequence contains:
- the LOC127652084 gene encoding ubiquitin-conjugating enzyme E2 K isoform X2, giving the protein MLYFDGTSFSLCVNMLFSFTNTPVVLYGIIARVNSLTSKNQIKVDLVDENFTELKGEIAGPPDTPYEGGRYQLEIKIPDTYPFNPPKVRFITKIWHPNISSVTGAICLDILKDQWAAAMTLRTVLLSLQALLAAAEPDDPQDAVVANQYKQNPEMFKQTARLWSHVYAGAPVSSPEYTRKIEKLCAMGFDKNAVIVALSSKSWDVETATEVLLSN
- the LOC127652084 gene encoding ubiquitin-conjugating enzyme E2 K isoform X3; this encodes MANIAVQRIKREFKEVLKSEETSKNQIKVDLVDENFTELKGEIAGPPDTPYEGGRYQLEIKIPDTYPFNPPKVRFITKIWHPNISSVTGAICLDILKDQWAAAMTLRTVLLSLQALLAAAEPDDPQDAVVANQYKQNPEMFKQTARLWSHVYAGAPVSSPEYTRKIEKLCAMGFDKNAVIVALSSKSWDVETATEVLLSN
- the LOC127652084 gene encoding ubiquitin-conjugating enzyme E2 K isoform X1, with amino-acid sequence MSCHIKAYRYGSHTFASFAPVDIFRYKPRPKFENHFYTCCILMTSKNQIKVDLVDENFTELKGEIAGPPDTPYEGGRYQLEIKIPDTYPFNPPKVRFITKIWHPNISSVTGAICLDILKDQWAAAMTLRTVLLSLQALLAAAEPDDPQDAVVANQYKQNPEMFKQTARLWSHVYAGAPVSSPEYTRKIEKLCAMGFDKNAVIVALSSKSWDVETATEVLLSN